The following are from one region of the Salminus brasiliensis chromosome 14, fSalBra1.hap2, whole genome shotgun sequence genome:
- the top1b gene encoding DNA topoisomerase 1: MSEDNGHRHHQMDSGSRTNDSHKHKDKHRDKEHKHKDHKKDKEREKSKYSNSDHRDSSEKKHKDREKEKGKHREGSTDRHKDKEKRREEKIKSHSSEGKHKREKENGFSSPPHIKTEEDNGYCYSPKHEKPLKRERDEEDFDYKPKKIKTENEKKVKKRKQEEDYNDYGDEEVIKPKKKLKDKKEDSAGGKKKAKKEPEEKWKWWEEERYTDGSKWRFLEHKGPVFAPPYEPLPEHVRFYYDGKSMKLTAPAEEVATFFAKMLDHEYTTKDIFRKNFFKDWRKEMTSEEKAKISDLNKCDFNEMSEYFKAQSETRKQMSKEEKQKIKEENERIVQEYGFCIMDNHKERIGNFRIEPPGLFRGRGDHPKMGMLKRRIRPEDIIINCSKDSKHPKPPPGTRWKEVRHDNKVTWLVSWTENIQGSIKYIMLNPSSRIKGEKDWQKYETARRLKKCVERIRAQYHEDWKSKEMRIRQRAVALYFIDKLALRAGNEKEEGETADTVGCCSLRVEHIKLFPELDGQDYVVEFDFLGKDSIRYYNKIPVEKRAFKNLQLFMENKQPEDDVFDRLNTSILNKHLQELMDGLTAKVFRTYNASITLQQQLKQLTSPDENVPAKILSYNRANRAVAILCNHQRAPPKTFEKSMQNLQTKIDAKKQQLSAAKKELKSAKADAKSLHDEKSKKAVETKKKAVARLSEQLMKLEVQATDREENKQIALGTSKLNYLDPRISVAWCKKWGIPIEKIYNKTQREKFAWAIDMADEDFEF; encoded by the exons ATGAGCGAGGACAACGGACACAGGCACCATCAG ATGGACTCCGGCTCTCGGACTAACG ATTCCCACAAACATAAAGACAAGCATAGAGACAAAGAGCACAAACACAAAGACCATAAGaaagacaaggagagagagaaatccaaGTACAGTAACAG TGACCACAGAGACTCCTCTGAGAAGAAGCACAAAGaccgagagaaagagaaggggaaGCACAGGGAGGGCAGCACCGACAGACACAAGGacaaagagaagaggagagaggagaag ATCAAGTCGCATAGTTCTGAAGGGAAacataagagagagaaagagaacggCTTCTCCAG CCCTCCTCACATTAAAACCGAAGAGGACAACGGCTACTGCTACTCCCCCAAACACGAGAAACCCCTGAAGAGAGAGCGGGATGAGGAGGA cTTTGACTACAAACCCAAGAAGATCAAAACGGAAAACGAGAAGAAGGTGAAGAAGCGGAAGCAGGAGGAAGACTACAACGACTACGGGGACGAAGAG GTCATCAAGCCCAAAAAGAAGCTGAAGGATAAGAAAGAGGATTCAGCTGGAGGCAAGAAGAAGGCCAAGAAGGAGCCGGAGGAGAAATGGAAATG gtgggAAGAGGAGAGATATACAGACGGCTCCAAATGGAGGTTCCTGGAGCATAAGGGTCCTGTGTTTGCGCCCCCGTACGAACCCCTCCCAGAGCATGTTAGGTTTTATTATGATG GAAAATCCATGAAACTGACCGCTCCTGCAGAGGAGGTGGCGACCTTCTTCGCCAAGATGCTGGACCACGAGTATACAACCAAGGACATCTTTAGGAAAAACTTCTTTAAGGACTGGAGGAAG GAAATGACCTCAGAAGAAAAGGCAAAAATCTCTGACCTGAACAAGTGTGACTTCAATGAGATGAGCGAATACTTCAAAGCTCAGTCAGAGACTCGCAAACAGATGTCGAAAGAAGAGAAACAG AAAATCAAAGAAGAGAACGAGCGGATCGTGCAGGAGTACGGATTCTGCATAATGGATAATCACAAAGAGCGGATCGGAAACTTCCGCATCGAGCCGCCAGGGCTGTTCCGGGGCCGAGGAGACCATCCAAAGATGGGCATGCTGAAGAGACGCATTCGGCCCGAGGACATCATCATCAACTGCAGCAA agaCTCCAAGCATCCTAAGCCTCCTCCAGGTACCCGGTGGAAGGAGGTTCGCCATGACAACAAGGTTACCTGGTTGGTGTCGTGGACCGAGAACATCCAGGGCTCCATTAAATACATCATGCTGAACCCCAGCTCCAGGATTAAG ggagAGAAGGACTGGCAGAAGTACGAGACGGCGCGCCGGCTGAAGAAGTGTGTGGAGCGGATCAGAGCACAGTACCACGAGGACTGGAAGAGTAAAGAGATGAGGATCAGACAGAGAGCAGTCGCTCTGTACTTCATTGAtaag ctggCTCTGAGAGCAGGTAATGAGAAAGAGGAGGGCGAGACAGCGGACACGGTGGGCTGCTGCTCTCTCAGAGTGGAGCACATTAAGCTGTTCCCCGAGCTGGACGGGCAGGACTACGTGGTGGAGTTCGACTTCCTGGGAAAAGACTCCATCCGCTACTACAACAAGATACCTGTGGAGAAGAGG gCGTTTAAAAATCTCCAGCTGTTTATGGAGAACAAGCAGCCTGAAGACGACGTGTTTGACCGTCTGAAC ACGTCAATTCTGAATAAACATCTCCAGGAGCTGATGGACGGATTGACGGCCAAAGTGTTTCGAACCTACAACGCCTCCATTACCTTACAGCAGCAGCTCAAGCAGCTCACTTCCC ctgATGAAAATGTCCCGGCAAAGATCCTCTCCTACAACAGAGCCAACCGAGCTGTTGCTATTCTCTGTAACCACCAGAGGGCGCCGCCCAAAACCTTTGAGAAATCCATGCAGAACCTGCAGACCAAA ATTGATGCAAAAAAGCAGCAGCTCTCCGCAGCCAAGAAGGAGCTGAAATCAGCCAAAGCAGACGCCAAGTCACTGCACGACGAGAAAAGCAAAAA GGCGGTGGAGACTAAGAAGAAGGCCGTGGCGAGGCTGTCTGAGCAGCTGATGAAGCTGGAGGTTCAGGCCACCGACCGCGAGGAGAACAAACAGATCGCTCTGGGCACGTCCAAGCTCAACTACCTGGACCCCCGCATCTCAGTGGCCTG